The proteins below come from a single Streptomyces sp. SCSIO 75703 genomic window:
- a CDS encoding lytic polysaccharide monooxygenase: MPAPSAPRRVAAVAAAGLAPLALTALAAAPAAAHGSMGDPVSRVSQCHAEGPESPRSQACKAVVAAGGTQALYDWNGVRIGDAGGRHQELIPDGRLCSAGDPQFKGLDLARTDWPTTGVSSGAYTFKYRVTAPHKGTFTVYLTKPGYDPSRPPAWSDLDLSAPVATSTDPVAADGFYTFSGTLPERSGTHVLYAVWQRSDSPEAFYSCSDVSFGGGSGAVAAAPAPRAETPSAAQLAEAAGLSTIENHGHGDQDHRTTADPAAPASAAATDGPNEVKAAAGDAVNLAETGGGSRTAYLAVGGAAALALGAAAMFASVRRRALGGR; encoded by the coding sequence ATGCCCGCACCGTCCGCGCCCCGCCGGGTCGCCGCCGTGGCCGCCGCAGGCCTCGCCCCGCTCGCCCTGACCGCGCTGGCCGCGGCGCCCGCCGCCGCCCACGGTTCGATGGGCGACCCGGTCAGCCGGGTCTCGCAGTGCCACGCCGAGGGCCCCGAGAGCCCGCGATCACAGGCGTGCAAGGCCGTGGTGGCGGCCGGCGGCACCCAGGCGCTCTACGACTGGAACGGCGTCCGCATCGGTGACGCCGGCGGGCGCCACCAGGAGCTGATCCCGGACGGCAGGCTGTGCAGCGCGGGCGATCCGCAGTTCAAGGGCCTGGACCTGGCCCGCACCGACTGGCCGACGACCGGCGTGAGCAGCGGCGCGTACACCTTCAAGTACCGGGTGACGGCCCCGCACAAGGGCACCTTCACGGTGTACCTGACCAAGCCGGGCTACGATCCGTCCCGCCCGCCGGCCTGGAGCGACCTGGACCTGTCGGCGCCGGTGGCGACGTCCACCGACCCGGTCGCGGCGGACGGCTTCTACACCTTCTCGGGCACCCTGCCGGAGCGTTCCGGCACGCACGTGCTGTACGCGGTGTGGCAGCGTTCGGACAGCCCGGAGGCGTTCTACTCCTGCTCGGACGTGTCCTTCGGCGGCGGTTCGGGCGCCGTCGCCGCGGCCCCGGCGCCGAGGGCCGAGACACCTTCCGCTGCGCAGCTCGCCGAGGCGGCGGGCCTGTCGACGATCGAGAACCACGGCCACGGGGACCAGGACCACCGGACCACGGCGGACCCGGCCGCCCCGGCGTCGGCCGCCGCGACGGACGGCCCCAACGAGGTCAAGGCCGCCGCCGGCGACGCCGTGAACCTCGCCGAGACGGGCGGCGGTTCCCGCACCGCGTACCTCGCCGTCGGCGGTGCCGCGGCGCTGGCGCTGGGCGCGGCGGCGATGTTCGCCTCCGTGCGCCGGCGGGCCCTGGGCGGTCGTTGA
- a CDS encoding alpha/beta fold hydrolase — protein MLPWKRVRGYLAALLLTAAVTVPTAATAHAAPAPSRGWNDFTCKPSAAHPRPVVLVHGTFGNSVDNWLGLAPYLKDRGYCVFSLDYGQLPGVPFFHGLGPVEQSAGQLSAYVDRVLAATGAAETDIVGHSQGGMMPRYYLKFLGGADKVNALVGIAPSNHGTTLTGLTNLLPYFPGVKDLLSEKTPALADQIAGSDVLNRINQGGDTVPGIAYTVIATRYDEVVTPYRSQFLDGPGVRNILLQDLCPLDFSEHLAIGLIDRIAFHEVANALDPGKATPTTCASVFD, from the coding sequence ATGCTGCCCTGGAAGCGAGTGCGCGGATACCTGGCCGCGCTCCTGCTGACCGCCGCCGTCACGGTCCCCACCGCCGCCACCGCCCACGCCGCCCCGGCCCCCAGCCGCGGCTGGAACGACTTCACCTGCAAGCCCTCCGCCGCCCACCCCCGCCCCGTCGTCCTCGTCCACGGCACCTTCGGGAACTCCGTCGACAACTGGCTGGGCCTCGCGCCCTACCTCAAGGACCGCGGCTACTGCGTCTTCTCCCTCGACTACGGGCAACTGCCCGGCGTCCCCTTCTTCCACGGCCTCGGCCCGGTCGAGCAGTCCGCCGGGCAGCTCTCCGCCTACGTCGACCGGGTGCTCGCCGCGACCGGCGCCGCCGAGACCGACATCGTCGGCCACTCGCAGGGCGGCATGATGCCCCGCTACTACCTCAAGTTCCTCGGCGGCGCCGACAAGGTGAACGCCCTCGTCGGCATCGCGCCCAGCAACCACGGCACCACGCTGACCGGGCTGACCAACCTGCTGCCGTACTTCCCCGGCGTCAAGGACCTGCTCTCCGAGAAGACCCCCGCCCTCGCCGACCAGATAGCCGGCTCCGACGTCCTCAACCGCATCAACCAGGGCGGCGACACCGTGCCCGGCATCGCCTACACCGTCATCGCCACCCGCTACGACGAGGTGGTCACCCCCTACCGGAGCCAGTTCCTGGACGGCCCCGGCGTCCGCAACATCCTGCTCCAGGACCTGTGCCCGCTCGACTTCTCCGAGCACCTGGCGATCGGGCTCATCGACCGGATCGCCTTCCACGAGGTGGCCAACGCCCTCGACCCGGGCAAGGCCACGCCCACCACCTGCGCCTCGGTCTTCGACTGA
- a CDS encoding DNA polymerase III subunit alpha, with the protein MPGFTHLHTVSGFSLRYGASHPERLAERAAERGMDALALTDRDTLAGTVRFAKACARAGVRPLFGAELAVAPPGPGPGRPDGSVRRDRRRTPVRGGAFVDESAPRVTFLARDGARGWADLCRLVSAAHAVPADGAAAPGTPLLPWADNHADGLTVLLGPGSDVGRALAAGRPDRAVRLLAPWREAYGDALRLEAVWHGRAGTGPGSLRLAARTLGFAAEQGVRPVLANAVRYADPGRGPVADVLDASRRLVPVGALGEQDSGEAWLKGADAMLHAAERIVEAAGFRREAAHRLLEQTGATAAACLVDPEDDLGMGAVHFPEPHLVGAGRRTAQRALASRAAAGMVLRGHDRSPDARRYWERMHHELDIIAHHGFASYFLTVARVVDDVREMGIRVAARGSGAGSLVNHLLGIAHADPVEHGLLMERFLSRERVVLPDIDIDVESARRLEVYRAIIARFGTERVATVAMPETYRVRHAVRDVGAALSMDPAEIDRIAKSFPHIRARDARAALEELPELRHLAGEKERYGRLWELVEALDALPRGIAMHPCGVLLSDASLLSRTPVVPTSGEGFPMAQFDKEDVEDLGLLKLDVLGVRMQSAMAHAVAEVERATGTGIDLDAVPEGDPETYRLIRSTETLGCFQIESPGQRDLVGRLQPATFHDLVVDISLFRPGPVAADMVRPFIEARHGRAPVRYPHPDLRGPLEGTYGVVVFHEQIIDIVDIMTGCGRGEADRVRRGLSDPESQGRIKAWFARRAAGRGYDAETIGRTWEIVEAFGSYGFCKAHAVAFAVPTYQSAWLKAHHPAAFYAGLLTHDPGMYPKRLLLADARRRGVPILPLDVNRSGVAHTIELVSDQRGSRVWGLRLALADVHGITEAEAARIAGGRPYTSLLDFWERARPSRPLAGRLAQVGALDVFGANRRDLQLHLTELHRGARGGRGDQLPLAGGRRTAGAGLPDLSPQERLSAELGVLSMDASRHLMDDHRVFLDELGVVPARRLREARHGETVLVAGAKAATQTPPVRSGRRVIFSTLDDGTGLVDLAFFDDSHDACAHTVFHSWLLLVRGVVQRRGPRSLSVVGAAAWNLADLLDVRREEGLEGVAARLAGTVPAAPAAGGKGPPRPAGSAAPDPGERRLRMSTGYEMHPWADLRPAGEGPAVGRKLWHQSPGSAG; encoded by the coding sequence GTGCCGGGTTTCACGCATCTGCACACCGTCTCCGGGTTCTCCCTGCGGTACGGGGCGTCCCACCCGGAGCGGCTGGCCGAGCGCGCCGCCGAACGGGGCATGGACGCCCTCGCCCTCACCGACCGCGACACCCTCGCGGGCACCGTCCGTTTCGCCAAGGCGTGCGCGCGGGCGGGCGTCCGCCCGCTGTTCGGCGCCGAGCTGGCGGTGGCGCCGCCCGGCCCCGGTCCCGGGCGGCCCGACGGCTCCGTACGCCGCGACCGGCGCCGTACCCCGGTGCGCGGCGGCGCCTTCGTCGACGAGTCGGCGCCCCGCGTGACCTTCCTCGCCCGGGACGGCGCCCGCGGCTGGGCCGACCTGTGCCGTCTGGTCTCCGCCGCCCACGCCGTCCCCGCCGACGGCGCCGCGGCCCCGGGCACCCCGCTGCTGCCCTGGGCCGACAACCACGCCGACGGTCTGACCGTCCTGCTCGGCCCCGGCTCCGACGTGGGCCGCGCCCTCGCCGCCGGCCGCCCCGACCGCGCGGTGCGGCTCCTCGCCCCCTGGCGGGAGGCGTACGGCGACGCCCTGCGCCTGGAGGCCGTCTGGCACGGCCGGGCCGGGACCGGGCCCGGCTCGCTGCGGCTGGCCGCCCGCACCCTCGGCTTCGCCGCCGAACAGGGCGTGCGGCCCGTGCTCGCCAACGCCGTCCGGTACGCCGACCCCGGCCGGGGTCCGGTCGCCGACGTGCTGGACGCCTCCCGCCGCCTGGTCCCGGTCGGCGCCCTCGGGGAGCAGGACTCCGGCGAGGCGTGGCTCAAAGGCGCGGACGCCATGCTGCACGCGGCCGAGCGGATCGTGGAGGCGGCCGGCTTCCGCCGCGAGGCCGCCCACCGCCTCCTGGAACAGACGGGGGCCACGGCCGCCGCGTGCCTGGTCGACCCCGAGGACGACCTCGGCATGGGCGCCGTCCACTTCCCCGAACCGCACCTCGTCGGCGCGGGCCGGCGCACCGCCCAGCGGGCACTGGCCTCCCGGGCCGCGGCGGGCATGGTACTGCGCGGCCACGACCGGTCCCCCGACGCCCGGCGGTACTGGGAGCGGATGCACCACGAGCTGGACATCATCGCCCACCACGGCTTCGCCTCCTACTTCCTGACCGTCGCCCGCGTCGTGGACGACGTCCGGGAGATGGGCATCCGGGTCGCCGCGCGCGGCTCCGGCGCGGGCTCGCTGGTCAACCACCTCCTCGGCATCGCCCACGCCGACCCGGTCGAGCACGGGCTGCTGATGGAGCGCTTCCTGTCCCGGGAGCGGGTCGTGCTGCCCGACATCGACATCGACGTGGAGTCCGCGCGCCGCCTGGAGGTCTACCGCGCGATCATCGCCCGGTTCGGCACCGAACGGGTCGCCACGGTCGCCATGCCGGAGACGTACCGGGTGCGCCACGCGGTCCGCGACGTCGGCGCCGCCCTCTCCATGGACCCCGCCGAGATCGACCGGATCGCCAAGTCCTTCCCGCACATCCGGGCCCGCGACGCCCGCGCCGCCCTGGAGGAACTGCCCGAACTCCGGCACCTGGCGGGGGAGAAGGAGCGGTACGGCAGGCTGTGGGAGCTGGTCGAGGCCCTCGACGCCCTCCCGCGCGGCATCGCCATGCACCCCTGCGGCGTCCTCCTCTCCGACGCCTCCCTGCTCTCCCGCACCCCGGTCGTGCCGACCAGCGGCGAGGGCTTCCCGATGGCGCAGTTCGACAAGGAGGACGTCGAGGACCTCGGGCTGCTCAAGCTGGACGTGCTCGGCGTGCGGATGCAGTCGGCGATGGCGCACGCGGTCGCCGAGGTGGAGCGGGCGACGGGCACCGGGATCGACCTGGACGCGGTGCCGGAGGGCGACCCGGAGACGTACCGTCTCATCCGCTCCACCGAGACGCTCGGCTGCTTCCAGATCGAGTCGCCGGGCCAGCGGGACCTGGTGGGGCGCCTCCAGCCGGCCACCTTCCACGACCTGGTCGTCGACATCTCCCTCTTCCGGCCCGGCCCGGTCGCGGCCGACATGGTGCGCCCGTTCATCGAGGCCCGGCACGGGCGGGCCCCGGTCCGCTACCCGCACCCCGACCTGAGGGGCCCCCTGGAGGGGACCTACGGGGTCGTCGTCTTTCACGAGCAGATCATCGACATCGTGGACATCATGACCGGCTGCGGGCGCGGCGAGGCGGACCGGGTGCGGCGCGGGCTCTCCGACCCCGAGTCGCAGGGGCGGATCAAGGCGTGGTTCGCCCGCCGCGCGGCGGGCCGGGGGTACGACGCGGAGACCATCGGGCGGACCTGGGAGATCGTCGAGGCGTTCGGGTCGTACGGTTTCTGCAAGGCGCACGCCGTCGCCTTCGCCGTCCCGACCTACCAGTCGGCCTGGCTGAAGGCGCACCACCCGGCCGCCTTCTACGCGGGGCTGCTCACCCACGACCCCGGCATGTACCCCAAGCGGCTGCTGCTGGCGGACGCGCGGCGGCGCGGCGTGCCGATCCTGCCGCTGGACGTGAACCGGTCCGGCGTCGCCCACACGATCGAACTGGTGTCCGATCAGCGGGGTTCCCGGGTCTGGGGGCTGCGCCTCGCCCTCGCCGACGTGCACGGCATCACCGAGGCCGAGGCCGCCCGGATCGCCGGGGGCCGGCCCTACACCTCCCTGCTCGACTTCTGGGAACGGGCCCGGCCCAGCAGACCGCTGGCCGGCCGGCTCGCCCAGGTCGGCGCGCTGGACGTGTTCGGCGCCAACCGCCGTGACCTGCAACTGCACCTGACCGAACTGCACCGGGGCGCCCGGGGCGGGCGCGGCGACCAGTTGCCCCTGGCCGGGGGGCGGCGGACCGCGGGGGCCGGGCTGCCCGACCTCTCCCCGCAGGAGCGGCTCAGCGCCGAACTGGGCGTGCTCTCCATGGACGCCTCGCGCCATCTGATGGACGACCACCGGGTCTTCCTCGACGAGCTGGGCGTGGTGCCGGCCCGGCGGCTGCGCGAGGCCCGGCACGGGGAGACGGTGCTGGTCGCGGGAGCCAAGGCGGCCACCCAGACGCCGCCGGTCCGCTCCGGCCGGCGGGTCATCTTCTCCACCCTGGACGACGGCACCGGCCTGGTCGACCTCGCCTTCTTCGACGACTCCCACGACGCCTGCGCCCACACCGTCTTCCACTCCTGGCTGCTGCTGGTGCGCGGGGTGGTGCAGCGCCGCGGCCCGCGCAGCCTCAGCGTGGTCGGCGCCGCCGCCTGGAACCTCGCCGACCTGCTCGACGTGCGCCGCGAGGAGGGACTGGAGGGCGTCGCGGCCCGGCTCGCCGGCACGGTCCCCGCCGCCCCCGCCGCCGGCGGAAAGGGCCCGCCCAGGCCGGCCGGCTCCGCCGCCCCCGACCCGGGGGAGCGCCGGCTTCGCATGTCCACGGGGTACGAGATGCACCCCTGGGCCGATCTGCGCCCGGCGGGCGAAGGGCCCGCGGTGGGGCGGAAGCTGTGGCACCAGAGCCCGGGGAGCGCGGGATGA
- a CDS encoding LamG-like jellyroll fold domain-containing protein gives MALALGSPPALSGEAVADTRAASPRTGARTAGDAGGLTDTEAATTAATETEAFAEAEKTGEAVEIASLRGETREVFATPEGELEAREHLRPVWTRTGGGWKRIDTDLTATAGGAVAPKASTMDMEFSGGGDGPLVRMRRAGRELSLSWPTPLPRPETAGPVATYRSVLPDVDLRLTAQEDGFTQLLVVKTAEAAAGPELARLRLEMDTRGLSVTKTGEGGLQALDQGARGAVFEAPKPMMWDSSPGETATGAPQAAGGAGRGTASDGTGGTAQQPGAGESGKLAPVEVEVPAGQNALVLTPDADVLKGEDTVYPVYIDPQWYSPRASAWTMVSKYWANSPQWKFNGESDAGMGYCNWSYCRPHDTKRLFYRIPTSRFAGTSILSAEFVVRNTWSASCSARTVELYETKGISSSTTWADQDNSGFWPKKLASESFAYGYSGCAAKDAEFNVKSAVQAAADRKDASMTFGLRAASESDGNAWKRFSDKAYLRVRYNRPPAQIKMSQLTMEYGGTWKKPTVRTLGRSGAGEGAGQLHEERPQVKGRWTFETAHGSPLVTPDVSAEGNAMTLYGGAEIGSGWVDGGVHLDGVDDYGVTSAVPVDTGNSFTISVWAQAAAVPEHGVALLGVPGTTRSAFTVRYEPSATPETDPGRWRIVMAAADTGTAAVTHVDNGQFFSPTEWTHLALVYDGFAKHLALYVNGELEELACADADGDGRPDGSVCTDRLSWADDVLAYTSEQPLQLGRAHTGAGTWGDYWPGSVSDLWAFQGALTAVQVRHLAVGMPGLPTEVPGEAT, from the coding sequence GTGGCGTTGGCGCTCGGGTCGCCACCGGCGCTGTCGGGCGAGGCGGTCGCCGATACCCGGGCCGCCTCTCCCCGGACCGGGGCACGTACGGCCGGGGACGCCGGTGGCCTGACGGACACCGAGGCGGCGACGACCGCGGCGACCGAGACCGAGGCGTTCGCCGAGGCGGAGAAGACCGGCGAGGCGGTGGAGATCGCGTCGCTGCGCGGGGAGACGAGAGAGGTCTTCGCCACTCCCGAGGGCGAACTGGAGGCGCGTGAGCACCTGCGTCCCGTCTGGACCCGCACCGGCGGCGGCTGGAAGCGGATCGACACCGACCTCACGGCAACCGCCGGCGGCGCCGTCGCTCCCAAGGCGTCGACGATGGACATGGAGTTCTCCGGCGGAGGGGACGGTCCGCTGGTACGGATGCGACGGGCCGGACGGGAACTGAGCCTGTCCTGGCCCACGCCGCTGCCGCGGCCCGAGACCGCGGGACCGGTCGCCACCTACCGGTCGGTCCTGCCGGACGTCGACCTGAGGCTGACGGCACAGGAGGACGGGTTCACCCAACTGCTCGTGGTCAAGACTGCCGAGGCCGCAGCCGGCCCCGAACTGGCCCGGCTGCGACTGGAGATGGACACCCGGGGCCTGTCGGTGACGAAGACCGGCGAGGGAGGTCTCCAGGCCCTCGACCAGGGCGCCCGGGGCGCGGTCTTCGAGGCTCCCAAGCCGATGATGTGGGACTCCAGTCCGGGTGAGACCGCGACGGGAGCCCCGCAGGCCGCCGGAGGGGCGGGCCGGGGCACGGCCTCCGACGGCACCGGCGGGACGGCACAGCAGCCGGGGGCGGGGGAGTCGGGCAAGCTCGCCCCGGTCGAGGTCGAGGTGCCCGCCGGACAGAACGCGCTCGTGCTGACGCCGGACGCCGACGTGCTCAAGGGTGAGGACACCGTCTACCCCGTCTACATCGACCCCCAGTGGTACTCGCCGCGGGCGTCGGCGTGGACGATGGTCTCCAAGTACTGGGCCAACTCACCGCAGTGGAAGTTCAACGGCGAGTCCGACGCCGGCATGGGCTACTGCAACTGGTCCTACTGCCGGCCTCACGACACCAAGCGCCTCTTCTACCGCATCCCGACGTCGAGGTTCGCGGGCACGTCGATCCTGTCGGCCGAGTTCGTGGTGCGCAACACCTGGTCGGCTTCGTGCTCGGCCCGCACGGTGGAGCTGTACGAGACCAAGGGCATCTCGTCGTCGACGACATGGGCCGACCAGGACAACAGCGGATTCTGGCCGAAGAAGCTGGCGTCGGAGTCCTTCGCGTACGGCTACTCGGGCTGCGCCGCCAAGGACGCGGAGTTCAACGTGAAGTCCGCGGTGCAGGCGGCCGCCGACCGCAAGGACGCGTCGATGACGTTCGGGCTGCGGGCGGCCAGTGAGAGCGACGGGAACGCCTGGAAGCGGTTCTCGGACAAGGCGTACCTCCGAGTCCGGTACAACCGTCCGCCGGCCCAGATCAAGATGTCGCAACTGACGATGGAGTACGGCGGCACCTGGAAGAAGCCGACGGTGCGCACCCTCGGCAGGTCCGGTGCCGGCGAAGGGGCGGGACAGCTCCACGAAGAGCGCCCCCAGGTGAAGGGCCGGTGGACTTTCGAGACCGCCCACGGCTCCCCGCTCGTCACACCGGACGTTTCCGCGGAGGGCAACGCCATGACCTTGTACGGCGGCGCCGAGATCGGTTCCGGATGGGTCGACGGCGGTGTCCACCTGGACGGCGTCGACGACTACGGTGTGACATCGGCCGTTCCCGTGGACACCGGCAACAGCTTCACCATCAGCGTCTGGGCCCAGGCGGCAGCCGTGCCGGAACACGGTGTGGCCCTGCTCGGCGTCCCCGGTACCACCCGAAGCGCCTTCACCGTGCGGTACGAACCCAGCGCCACCCCCGAAACCGACCCGGGCCGCTGGCGGATCGTGATGGCGGCGGCCGACACCGGTACCGCCGCGGTCACCCACGTCGACAACGGGCAGTTCTTCAGCCCCACCGAATGGACGCACCTGGCCCTCGTCTACGACGGCTTCGCCAAGCACCTCGCGCTGTACGTCAACGGCGAACTCGAAGAGCTGGCTTGCGCGGACGCGGACGGCGACGGCAGGCCGGACGGCAGCGTCTGTACGGACAGGCTCTCCTGGGCCGACGACGTACTCGCCTATACATCGGAGCAGCCGCTGCAACTCGGTCGTGCTCACACCGGGGCGGGCACCTGGGGTGACTACTGGCCCGGCTCGGTCTCCGACCTGTGGGCCTTCCAGGGCGCCCTGACGGCCGTGCAGGTCAGGCATCTGGCGGTCGGGATGCCCGGCCTGCCGACAGAGGTACCCGGCGAGGCCACCTGA